One region of Salvelinus namaycush isolate Seneca chromosome 3, SaNama_1.0, whole genome shotgun sequence genomic DNA includes:
- the LOC120045120 gene encoding sestrin-3-like yields the protein MSFSADSTSPNPFHMCNICQKVIRKKEKGVRVPRPFSSGPSAFIPKEEIVEASQVDPLTEQLLAEAYSPSGHVDHLTQVMGLHPHYLESFLHSQFYLLRMDGPLPLHCRHFIAIMAAARHQCSFLVSLHVREFYRMGVCLDWLKGLQYVPQRLRNLNEINKLLAHRPWLITKEHIQNLVKTGEHSWSLAELVHAVVILAHFHALASFVFGSGINPQVDTQNTNGFQAVYISNYCTCDLASDHHLDRDLSSTSPENTDSVSELEALMDRMKRLQEEREEDEASQEEMATRFEKEKKESLLVGSGDLEDEVMPTSKVSQFVEDATFGYQDFARHGEDNPPTFRAQDYSWEDHGFSLVNRLYSDIGLLLDDKFRTACDLTYYNMASHEDVDTTMLRRALFNYVHCMYGIRYDDYDYGEVNQLLERSLKVYIKTVTCYPERTTRRMYDSYWRQFRHSEKVHVNLLLMEARMQAELLYALRAITRYMT from the exons ATGAGCTTCAGTGCGGACTCCACCTCCCCCAACCCATTTCACATGTGTAACATCTGTCAAAAGGTGATAAGGAAAAAG GAAAAAGGAGTCAGAGTGCCGCGACCCTTCTCCAGTGGACCCAGTGCCTTCATTCCAAAGGAAGAG ATTGTGGAGGCGTCCCAAGTGGACCCCCTCACAGAGCAGCTCCTAGCCGAGGCCTACTCTCCGTCGGGCCATGTGGACCACCTGACCCAGGTGATGGGACTGCACCCCCACTACCTGGAGTCCTTCCTGCACAGCCAGTTCTACCTGCTGAGGATGGACGGCCCCTTGCCTCTCCACTGCCGACACTTCATCGCCATCATG gcTGCAGCGCGTCATCAGTGTTCCTTCCTGGTGTCTCTGCATGTGCGTGAGTTCTACAGGATGGGGGTGTGTCTGGACTGGCTGAAGGGCCTGCAGTACGTCCCTCAGAGACTGAGGAACCTCAACGAGATCAACAAGCTCCTAGCACACAGACCGTGGCTCATCACCAAGGAGCACATTCAG AACTTGGTGAAGACAGGCGAGCACAGTTGGTCTTTGGCAGAGCTGGTCCATGCTGTGGTCATATTGGCCCATTTCCATGCCCTGGCCAGCTTTGTGTTTGGCAGTGGCATCAACCCCCAGGTTGACACACAAAACACCAACGGCTTCCAGGCCGTCTACATCAGCAACTACTGTACATGTGACCTGGCCAGCGACCATCACCTGGACCGAGATCTCAGCAGTACCAGCCCTGAG aACACAGACTCGGTCAGTGAGTTGGAGGCGCTGATGGACAGAATGAAGAGGctgcaggaggagagagaggaggatgaggccTCGCAGGAGGAGATGGCCACACGCTTCgagaaggagaagaaagagagccTACTGGTGGGCTCTGGAG ATTTGGAGGATGAGGTGATGCCCACATCCAAAGTGTCTCAGTTTGTGGAAGATGCCACCTTCGGGTACCAGGACTTTGCTCGACACGGGGAAGACAATCCACCAACTTTTAGAGCACAG gaCTACTCGTGGGAGGACCATGGTTTCTCTCTGGTCAACAGGCTGTATTCAGACATCGGGCTGCTGCTGGATGACAAGTTCCGGACAGCGTGTGACCTGACCTACTACAACATGGCCAGTCACGAGGACGTGGACACCACCATGCTCCGACGTGCACTCTTCAACTACGTGCACTGCATGTATGGCATCAG ATATGATGACTATGACTATGGGGAGGTGAATCAGCTATTGGAACGCAGTCTGAAGGTCTATATAAAGACCGTAACGTGTTATCCAGAGAGGACCACTCGTCGCATGTACGACAGCTACTGGAGGCAGTTCCGCCACTCCGAGAAG GTCCATGTGAACCTACTCCTAATGGAGGCCAGGATGCAGGCAGAACTGCTATATGCCCTGCGCGCCATCACACGCTACATGACCTGA
- the cwc15 gene encoding protein CWC15 homolog, whose protein sequence is MTTAARPTFEPARGGRGKGEGDLSALSKQYSSRDLPGHTKIKYRQPTQDAPEEVRARDFRRELEERERVAVREKTRERGPREHTTSSSSSSKRPRLDQIPAANLDADDPLTDDDEEDDDSEDSDDDDTAALLAELEKIKKERAEEQERKEREQKAEEERIRMENILSGNPLLNLAGQQQQQQQQIVPTPTAFSVKRRWDDDVVFKNCAKGVDEARREKRFVNDTLRSEFHKKFMEKYVK, encoded by the exons ATGACAACAGCCGCGAGACCAACGTTTGAGCcagcgagaggagggagagggaagggagagggcgATCTCAGTGCCTTGTCCAAACAGTACTCAAGCCGAGATCTGCCTGGTCACACAAAGATCAAATACAG ACAGCCCACCCAGGATGCCCCCGAGGAGGTGCGTGCCCGTGACTTCCGCagagagctggaggagagggagcgtGTTGCTGTCCGGGagaagaccagagagaggggacctAGAG AACACACCACATCTTCATCCTCGTCCTCAAAGAGGCCCAGACTAGATCAGATCCCTGCTGCCAACCTTGATGCAGACGACCCCCTCACTGAC GATGATGAAGAAGATGATGACTCTGAGGACAGTGATGATGATGACACTGCAGCTCTGCTGGCTGAACTGGAGAAGATCAAGAAGGAGCGGGCTGAGGAGCAGGAACGCAAG GAGCGGGAGCAGAAAGCTGAGGAGGAGAGGATCCGCATGGAGAACATCCTGAGTGGGAATCCTCTGCTCAACCTggcaggacagcagcagcagcagcagcaacagataGTCCCCACCCCGACTGCCTTCAGCGTCAAGAGgag gTGGGACGATGATGTAGTGTTCAAGAACTGTGCAAAGGGAGTGGATGAGGCACGCAGGGAGAAACGCTTTGTCAACGACACTCTGCGCTCTGAGTTCCACAAGAAATTCATGGAGAAATATGTGAAGTAG